The Tardiphaga alba genome includes a window with the following:
- a CDS encoding DEAD/DEAH box helicase: MSFSNLGLSDKVLAAVTAAGYTTPTPIQEQAIPHALARKDVLGIAQTGTGKTAAFVLPMLTMLEKGRARARMPRTLILEPTRELAAQVKEQFDKYGAGQKLNVALLIGGVSFGDQDMKLTRGVDVLIATPGRLLDHTERGGLLLTGVELLVIDEADRMLDMGFIPDIERICKLVPFTRQTLFFTATMPPEIRRITETFLHNPVKIEVAKPATAAATITQSQVAVSRDDWQKRDVLRTLLREAEDLKNAIIFCNRKREVATLAKSLQKHGFAVGALHGDMEQSARLAALDQFRKGEIPILVASDVAARGLDIPAVSHVFNFDIPHHSDDYVHRIGRTGRAGRTGFAISLVSPSDQKSMAAVEKLIGTSIAKHESAALDAMPAHEESAEGEAPRSGRRRSGNREANDDAPRGGRRDGRRERSARPERAPRAEREPRAPANEARAPENEAQRERKPRRERRPNEDRNGGQQQPAAASNAALPPSIGRPQAPRPRREEDFEPGDHSHLPAFLLRPIRARA; encoded by the coding sequence ATGTCCTTTTCCAATCTCGGCCTGTCCGACAAGGTTCTCGCCGCCGTCACGGCCGCTGGCTACACCACCCCCACCCCCATTCAGGAACAGGCGATTCCCCACGCCCTCGCCCGCAAGGACGTGCTCGGCATCGCCCAGACCGGTACCGGCAAGACTGCGGCCTTCGTGCTGCCGATGCTGACCATGCTCGAAAAGGGCCGCGCCCGCGCCCGCATGCCACGCACGCTGATCCTCGAACCAACCCGCGAACTCGCCGCTCAGGTGAAGGAGCAGTTCGACAAATACGGCGCCGGCCAGAAGCTCAACGTCGCGCTGCTGATCGGCGGCGTCTCGTTCGGCGACCAGGACATGAAACTGACCCGCGGCGTCGATGTGTTGATCGCCACCCCGGGCCGCCTGCTCGACCACACCGAACGCGGCGGCCTGCTGCTCACCGGCGTCGAATTGCTGGTGATCGACGAAGCGGACCGCATGCTGGACATGGGGTTCATTCCGGACATCGAGCGCATCTGCAAGCTGGTGCCGTTTACCCGCCAGACGCTGTTTTTCACGGCGACCATGCCGCCGGAAATCCGCCGCATCACCGAGACCTTCCTGCATAATCCGGTGAAGATCGAAGTCGCCAAGCCCGCGACCGCCGCCGCCACCATCACCCAGTCGCAGGTCGCCGTCTCCCGTGACGACTGGCAGAAGCGCGACGTGCTCCGCACGCTGCTCCGCGAGGCCGAAGACCTCAAAAACGCGATCATTTTCTGTAACCGCAAGCGCGAAGTGGCAACGCTCGCCAAATCGCTGCAGAAGCACGGTTTCGCCGTCGGCGCGCTGCATGGCGACATGGAGCAATCCGCCCGCCTCGCCGCGCTGGATCAGTTCCGCAAGGGCGAAATCCCAATCCTCGTGGCCTCCGACGTCGCCGCCCGCGGCCTCGATATTCCCGCGGTGAGCCACGTCTTCAATTTCGACATTCCGCACCATTCCGACGATTACGTGCACCGCATCGGCCGTACCGGCCGCGCCGGCCGCACCGGTTTTGCGATCTCGCTGGTGTCGCCCTCGGACCAGAAGTCCATGGCCGCCGTCGAGAAGCTGATCGGCACCTCAATCGCCAAGCATGAAAGCGCCGCTCTCGACGCCATGCCGGCCCACGAGGAATCCGCCGAGGGCGAGGCCCCGCGTTCGGGGCGCCGCCGCAGCGGCAATCGCGAAGCCAATGACGATGCGCCGCGTGGCGGTCGCCGCGATGGCCGCCGTGAGCGTTCCGCCCGTCCCGAGCGTGCACCGCGCGCCGAGCGCGAACCCCGCGCTCCCGCGAACGAGGCCCGTGCGCCCGAGAACGAAGCTCAGCGCGAGCGCAAGCCACGTCGTGAGCGTCGTCCTAACGAGGATCGCAATGGCGGCCAGCAGCAGCCCGCTGCAGCATCGAATGCTGCACTGCCGCCTTCGATCGGCCGTCCGCAGGCCCCGCGTCCGCGCCGCGAAGAGGACTTCGAGCCCGGTGATCACTCGCATCTGCCCGCCTTCCTGCTGCGCCCGATCCGGGCACGCGCGTAG